The following coding sequences are from one Amphiprion ocellaris isolate individual 3 ecotype Okinawa chromosome 19, ASM2253959v1, whole genome shotgun sequence window:
- the LOC111574250 gene encoding plexin domain-containing protein 1-like isoform X2 → MCFGLVMLCLCLFQTELDEVWAQQQTDGWYSVISQQHGESTGGEHPAHRSSSGHSRTSRAVQGGGLTISTLPDNMTRVVEDSGKYYTWRSFGPEDQRTQDLWVDMSDVRHGQVRVHGILSNSYKQAVRVALSFDFPFYGHYLRQITIATGGFIFTGDITHRMLTVTQYIAPLMANFDPSFSKESTVQYLDNGEVFVIQWEQVRLSGRESVGAFTFQAALYKTGTITFSYRDIPMSLDVIGSAEHPVKAGLSDAFMVMSPSSQSTGSPRQTIYEYHRVEIDTTKITNYSAVEFTPLPTCLMHDSCELCHSSNQTSGCSWCHVLQRCSDGMDRHRQEWLDYNCSEESKDATCEDYSRGDSSTDSSITPDIEDTTALTPLQKGCESDDETKRRIFKTGGDVKTDSSNKSEGLANTGVIAGITAALVLLLALVLVALYINCHPAAASPLYLIQRRKSYWPSLKFQKQQPGYTEVEGEGREKDSIVEAGPC, encoded by the exons ATGGCTGGTACAGTGTGATCTCACAGCAGCATGGGGAGTCAACTGGAGGTGAGCATCCAGCCCATAGGTCGTCCTCTGGCCACAGCCGGACCAGCAGGGCCGTCCAGGGTGGAGGACTGACCATCAGCACCCTGCCAGACAACATGACACGAGTCGTG GAGGATTCTGGCAAGTATTACACGTGGCGAAGCTTCGGCCCTGAGGATCAGCGAACACAAGACCTCTGGGTAGACATGAGTGACGTCCGGCACGGCCAAGTCAGAGTCCACGGCATCCTGTCAAACTCATACAAGCAGGCTGTG AGGGTCGCCCTGTCATTTGACTTTCCTTTTTACGGCCATTACCTGAGGCAGATTACCATAGCAACAGGAG GGTTTATCTTCACGGGGGACATTACTCACCGTATGCTAACGGTGACTCAGTACATCGCTCCTCTAATGGCCAATTTTGACCCCAGCTTCTCTAAAGAGTCCACTGTCCAATACCTGGATAACG GTGAGGTGTTTGTGATCCAGTGGGAGCAGGTCAGACTCTCAGGCAGAGAGTCGGTCGGAGCTTTTACATTCCAGGCTGCACTTTACAAAACTGGAACCATCACTTTCAGCTACCGAGAC ATACCGATGTCACTAGATGTGATTGGTTCAGCTGAGCATCCGGTGAAGGCTGGTTTGTCTGATGCCTTCATGGTCATGTCACCTTCTTCTCAGTCAACAG GCTCCCCACGGCAAACCATCTACGAATACCATCGAGTCGAGATAGACACCACAAAGATCACAAACTATTCTGCTGTTGAGTTCACTCCACTGCCCA ccTGCCTCATGCATGACAGCTGCGAGCTCTGCCACTCTTCCAATCAAACGTCTGGTTGTAGTTGGTGTCATGTCCTCCAGAG GTGTTCAGACGGCATGGATAGACACAGGCAAGAATGGCTGGATTATAACTGCTCAGAAGAG AGCAAAGATGCGACCTGTGAGGATTACTCCAGAGGCGACAGCTCCACTGATTCCTCCATCACACCAGACATCGAGGACACGACGGCTCTGACTCCTCTACAAAAAGGCTGTGAAAGTGATG ATGAGACTAAACGCCGTATATTCAAGACTGGCGGCG ATGTTAAAACAGATTCTTCTAATAAAAGCGAAGGGCTGGCGAACACTGGAGTGATAGCAGGAATCACAGCTGCCCTGGTGTTACTGTTGGCTCTGGTGCTTGTTGCTCTTTACATCAATTGtcatcctgctgctgcatcaCCACTTTACCTCATCCAG CGACGTAAGAGCTACTGGCCTTCCTTGAAGTTTCAAAAGCAACAGCCTGGTTACACAGAAGTGGAAGGAGAAGGTCGTGAAAAAGACAGCATTGTTGAAGCTGGACCGTGTTGA
- the LOC111574250 gene encoding plexin domain-containing protein 1-like isoform X1, with protein sequence MCFGLVMLCLCLFQTELDEVWAQQQTDGWYSVISQQHGESTGGEHPAHRSSSGHSRTSRAVQGGGLTISTLPDNMTRVVEDSGKYYTWRSFGPEDQRTQDLWVDMSDVRHGQVRVHGILSNSYKQAVRVALSFDFPFYGHYLRQITIATGGFIFTGDITHRMLTVTQYIAPLMANFDPSFSKESTVQYLDNGEVFVIQWEQVRLSGRESVGAFTFQAALYKTGTITFSYRDIPMSLDVIGSAEHPVKAGLSDAFMVMSPSSQSTGSPRQTIYEYHRVEIDTTKITNYSAVEFTPLPTCLMHDSCELCHSSNQTSGCSWCHVLQRCSDGMDRHRQEWLDYNCSEEQSKDATCEDYSRGDSSTDSSITPDIEDTTALTPLQKGCESDDETKRRIFKTGGDVKTDSSNKSEGLANTGVIAGITAALVLLLALVLVALYINCHPAAASPLYLIQRRKSYWPSLKFQKQQPGYTEVEGEGREKDSIVEAGPC encoded by the exons ATGGCTGGTACAGTGTGATCTCACAGCAGCATGGGGAGTCAACTGGAGGTGAGCATCCAGCCCATAGGTCGTCCTCTGGCCACAGCCGGACCAGCAGGGCCGTCCAGGGTGGAGGACTGACCATCAGCACCCTGCCAGACAACATGACACGAGTCGTG GAGGATTCTGGCAAGTATTACACGTGGCGAAGCTTCGGCCCTGAGGATCAGCGAACACAAGACCTCTGGGTAGACATGAGTGACGTCCGGCACGGCCAAGTCAGAGTCCACGGCATCCTGTCAAACTCATACAAGCAGGCTGTG AGGGTCGCCCTGTCATTTGACTTTCCTTTTTACGGCCATTACCTGAGGCAGATTACCATAGCAACAGGAG GGTTTATCTTCACGGGGGACATTACTCACCGTATGCTAACGGTGACTCAGTACATCGCTCCTCTAATGGCCAATTTTGACCCCAGCTTCTCTAAAGAGTCCACTGTCCAATACCTGGATAACG GTGAGGTGTTTGTGATCCAGTGGGAGCAGGTCAGACTCTCAGGCAGAGAGTCGGTCGGAGCTTTTACATTCCAGGCTGCACTTTACAAAACTGGAACCATCACTTTCAGCTACCGAGAC ATACCGATGTCACTAGATGTGATTGGTTCAGCTGAGCATCCGGTGAAGGCTGGTTTGTCTGATGCCTTCATGGTCATGTCACCTTCTTCTCAGTCAACAG GCTCCCCACGGCAAACCATCTACGAATACCATCGAGTCGAGATAGACACCACAAAGATCACAAACTATTCTGCTGTTGAGTTCACTCCACTGCCCA ccTGCCTCATGCATGACAGCTGCGAGCTCTGCCACTCTTCCAATCAAACGTCTGGTTGTAGTTGGTGTCATGTCCTCCAGAG GTGTTCAGACGGCATGGATAGACACAGGCAAGAATGGCTGGATTATAACTGCTCAGAAGAG CAGAGCAAAGATGCGACCTGTGAGGATTACTCCAGAGGCGACAGCTCCACTGATTCCTCCATCACACCAGACATCGAGGACACGACGGCTCTGACTCCTCTACAAAAAGGCTGTGAAAGTGATG ATGAGACTAAACGCCGTATATTCAAGACTGGCGGCG ATGTTAAAACAGATTCTTCTAATAAAAGCGAAGGGCTGGCGAACACTGGAGTGATAGCAGGAATCACAGCTGCCCTGGTGTTACTGTTGGCTCTGGTGCTTGTTGCTCTTTACATCAATTGtcatcctgctgctgcatcaCCACTTTACCTCATCCAG CGACGTAAGAGCTACTGGCCTTCCTTGAAGTTTCAAAAGCAACAGCCTGGTTACACAGAAGTGGAAGGAGAAGGTCGTGAAAAAGACAGCATTGTTGAAGCTGGACCGTGTTGA